One genomic region from Acidobacteriota bacterium encodes:
- the purS gene encoding phosphoribosylformylglycinamidine synthase subunit PurS, which translates to MRANVYVSLKKTVLDPQGQTIQSALRGLGFQHVEGVRQGKYFAIDLDASLSPDAARAEADRIAREVLTNPVIEEYQISMGS; encoded by the coding sequence ATTCGCGCCAACGTATACGTGAGTTTAAAAAAGACAGTGCTGGACCCGCAGGGGCAGACCATTCAGTCCGCGCTGCGCGGACTCGGGTTTCAACATGTGGAGGGCGTGCGGCAGGGCAAATACTTCGCCATCGACCTCGACGCTTCGCTGAGTCCCGATGCGGCCCGCGCGGAGGCCGACCGGATCGCGCGCGAAGTGCTCACCAACCCGGTCATCGAAGAGTATCAGATCAGCATGGGCAGCTAA
- the glmS gene encoding glutamine--fructose-6-phosphate transaminase (isomerizing) codes for MCGIVGYIGEKKVVPVILEGLQRLEYRGYDSAGIAVVDAQGKLDVRRASGKLRNLEKVVAAQPLDGTYGIGHTRWATHGRPTEENAHPHRDCTGEIVVVQNGIIENYLALKRQLTAEGHKFLTETDTEIISHLIEKEMAALPAGGKRLELAVASAIAQMKGVYAIVVIAASDPKKIVAARLGPPMVVGIGDKEYFVASDIPAILFHTRDMLFLADGELAVITTAGVKLTDFSGNEIRREPQRVMWDPVQAQKGGYKHFMLKEIYEQPQAVRDTTLGRVSLPTGEVILDDWDFTAEDFRRFQQVKIVGMGTSYYAGLVGKVLIERLARISTEVDYGSEYRYRDPIVGAETLTIVITQSGETADTLAAQRESKQKGSKTLAICNVVGSMATREAAGTLYTHAGPEISVASTKAFTSQITALLLLALHMGQKRGQVSPEQSLRLIEELAKIPGKIEMTLARNQQIDELARVFFKSRNFLYLGRGIHYPIALEGALKLKEISYIHAEGYPAGEMKHGPIALIDEEMPVVVIATQERGNAVSELGYEKVLSGIEQVKARAGRVIAVVTEGDTDARSIADHVIEVPPAPELLTPLLEVVPLQMLAYHIAVRRGCDVDQPRNLAKSVTVE; via the coding sequence ATGTGCGGCATAGTTGGCTACATCGGTGAAAAGAAAGTTGTGCCGGTGATCCTAGAAGGGTTGCAGCGCCTTGAGTATCGCGGCTACGACTCGGCCGGTATCGCCGTGGTGGACGCTCAGGGCAAACTCGATGTCCGCCGCGCCTCCGGCAAACTGCGTAATCTCGAGAAGGTCGTGGCAGCACAGCCGCTCGATGGTACTTACGGCATCGGCCACACGCGCTGGGCCACGCACGGACGGCCCACGGAAGAGAACGCCCATCCCCATCGCGACTGCACCGGCGAAATTGTTGTGGTGCAGAACGGCATCATTGAAAATTATCTGGCGTTGAAGCGTCAACTGACCGCCGAAGGCCACAAGTTCTTAACCGAGACCGACACCGAAATCATCTCCCACCTGATCGAAAAAGAAATGGCTGCGCTGCCTGCGGGCGGGAAACGCTTGGAGTTGGCTGTCGCGAGCGCCATCGCGCAGATGAAGGGCGTCTATGCCATCGTGGTGATCGCCGCCAGCGATCCGAAGAAGATTGTCGCCGCGCGGCTGGGGCCGCCGATGGTCGTGGGCATCGGCGACAAGGAATATTTTGTCGCCTCCGATATTCCCGCCATTCTGTTTCACACTCGCGACATGCTTTTCCTCGCTGACGGCGAGCTGGCCGTCATCACCACTGCCGGGGTGAAGCTCACCGATTTTTCCGGCAACGAAATTCGCCGCGAGCCGCAGCGTGTGATGTGGGACCCGGTGCAGGCGCAGAAGGGCGGCTACAAGCACTTCATGCTCAAGGAAATTTATGAGCAGCCGCAGGCCGTGCGCGACACCACGCTCGGACGCGTGAGCCTGCCCACAGGCGAAGTGATTCTCGACGATTGGGATTTCACCGCCGAAGATTTCCGCCGCTTTCAGCAGGTGAAGATCGTCGGCATGGGCACGTCGTATTATGCGGGGCTGGTGGGCAAGGTGCTCATCGAGCGGCTGGCGCGCATCTCGACAGAGGTGGACTACGGCTCGGAGTATCGCTATCGCGATCCCATCGTCGGCGCCGAGACTCTGACCATCGTCATCACCCAGTCCGGCGAGACCGCCGACACGCTAGCCGCGCAACGCGAGAGCAAGCAGAAAGGCTCGAAGACGCTGGCCATCTGCAACGTGGTGGGCAGCATGGCCACGCGCGAGGCCGCCGGCACGCTCTACACGCATGCGGGTCCGGAGATCAGCGTTGCCAGCACCAAGGCGTTCACCTCGCAGATCACCGCGCTGCTGCTGCTGGCGCTGCACATGGGGCAGAAGCGCGGGCAGGTATCGCCCGAGCAGTCGCTCCGGCTGATCGAAGAGTTGGCCAAGATTCCCGGCAAGATCGAGATGACCTTAGCGCGCAATCAGCAGATTGACGAACTGGCGCGCGTCTTCTTCAAGAGCCGCAATTTCCTCTATCTCGGCCGCGGCATTCATTACCCCATCGCGCTCGAAGGCGCGCTGAAGCTGAAAGAAATCTCCTACATCCACGCCGAGGGCTACCCCGCCGGCGAGATGAAGCACGGCCCCATCGCGCTGATCGATGAAGAGATGCCCGTGGTGGTGATCGCCACGCAGGAGCGCGGCAACGCGGTCAGCGAGCTGGGCTACGAAAAAGTGCTGAGCGGCATCGAGCAGGTGAAGGCCCGCGCCGGTCGCGTGATCGCCGTAGTGACGGAAGGCGACACCGACGCGCGCAGCATCGCCGACCACGTTATCGAAGTCCCGCCCGCACCGGAGTTGCTCACGCCGTTGCTCGAAGTAGTCCCCTTGCAGATGCTCGCCTATCACATCGCCGTGCGCCGCGGCTGCGACGTGGACCAGCCCCGCAACCTGGCCAAATCCGTCACGGTGGAATAA
- the pyrE gene encoding orotate phosphoribosyltransferase codes for MDTRTRLKNILCEKSVKLGDFTLSSGKKSNFYLDCRTTTLDAEGAYYTALSVLEVLQHLKPYPLAIGGLTLGADPIVAAVAAMSHLHHAEKKIIAPVSAFIVRKETKKHGMQNLIEGWRGPEGSPVVIAEDTCTTGGSAIQAIEHAKAAGWNVVAAVCLVDREEGGREAIEPLCPFYALFTARELVAAK; via the coding sequence ATGGATACCCGCACACGATTAAAGAACATCCTCTGCGAGAAGTCGGTGAAGCTCGGCGACTTCACGCTGTCGTCGGGGAAGAAGAGCAACTTTTATCTCGACTGCCGCACGACAACGCTCGATGCCGAAGGCGCGTACTACACCGCGCTGAGCGTGCTGGAAGTGCTGCAGCATCTGAAGCCGTATCCGCTGGCCATCGGCGGGCTGACGCTGGGCGCCGACCCTATCGTGGCGGCGGTCGCGGCGATGAGCCACCTGCACCATGCCGAGAAGAAGATCATCGCGCCGGTCTCGGCGTTCATCGTGCGCAAGGAGACCAAGAAGCACGGCATGCAGAATTTGATTGAGGGCTGGCGCGGGCCGGAAGGCTCGCCCGTGGTGATCGCGGAGGACACCTGTACCACAGGCGGCTCGGCTATTCAGGCCATTGAACACGCCAAGGCCGCTGGCTGGAACGTCGTGGCGGCGGTCTGCCTGGTGGACCGCGAAGAAGGCGGCCGCGAGGCCATCGAGCCGTTGTGCCCGTTTTACGCGCTGTTCACCGCGCGCGAGCTGGTCGCTGCAAAGTAG
- a CDS encoding AbrB/MazE/SpoVT family DNA-binding domain-containing protein, with product MPSPFRDQAKIKVGDVVEVRAVGRGITVKRAKAADQKKFGRVRATRTVRASRAPATTLQRPARAR from the coding sequence ATCCCTTCGCCGTTTCGCGATCAGGCCAAGATTAAGGTCGGAGATGTGGTCGAGGTCAGGGCAGTAGGCAGAGGGATCACAGTAAAGCGCGCGAAGGCTGCCGATCAGAAGAAGTTTGGTCGTGTTCGCGCAACGAGGACTGTTCGCGCTTCGCGTGCCCCTGCGACTACTTTGCAGCGACCAGCTCGCGCGCGGTGA
- a CDS encoding MFS transporter codes for MLGGERFLSFLNSSSHSDSTAPAGSVPPSHDDVFARLRVTTRALKHRNFRLFLTGQLLSVIGTWVQSVAQSWLVYKLTGSTVMLGLVGFASQFPYLFSPIGGVLADRFNRRKLLILTQTLMAAQAVVLAWLTLNGRIEHWTVFYMALALGVIGLFELTARQSFVVEMVGKEDLMNAIALNSSMYNLGRVIGPSVAGILLASIGEGWCFAVNAVSFIAVIIGLLMMRLPPTPPRTNHSSPVAQLREGANYVLQSKPTRALLINLGILSVFSYPAIVLMPVFADRLLGGGPKTLGYLLTSFGAGAMVGALMMASRIDLSGISRRIVRSTLIYSVALLGFAFVSWLPLACLLVAITGGGIMTQIASTNTALQSITPDHLRGRVVGYYGMMFLGMVPIGSLIAGWLGDWIGVRWTVALTAAACIIAALIFDRRRAVVVDAIRQLGRA; via the coding sequence GTGCTCGGAGGAGAGCGTTTTTTGTCATTTCTGAACTCATCTTCACATTCCGATTCCACCGCGCCGGCGGGCTCCGTCCCTCCCTCCCACGATGACGTGTTCGCCCGCCTGCGCGTAACCACCCGCGCCTTGAAGCATCGCAATTTCAGGTTGTTCCTCACGGGCCAACTGCTCAGCGTGATCGGCACATGGGTGCAGTCGGTGGCGCAGAGTTGGCTGGTCTACAAACTCACCGGCTCGACGGTGATGCTGGGGCTGGTGGGATTCGCCTCGCAGTTTCCTTACTTATTCTCGCCCATCGGTGGCGTGCTCGCCGACCGCTTCAATCGTCGCAAGCTGCTGATCCTTACCCAAACGCTGATGGCTGCGCAGGCCGTGGTGCTCGCCTGGCTGACGCTCAATGGCCGCATTGAGCACTGGACGGTTTTTTATATGGCGCTGGCGCTCGGCGTCATCGGCCTGTTCGAACTGACGGCGCGGCAGTCGTTCGTAGTCGAGATGGTGGGCAAGGAAGACCTGATGAACGCCATCGCGCTGAACTCCAGCATGTACAATCTGGGCCGCGTCATCGGGCCGTCGGTGGCGGGCATTCTGCTGGCGTCCATCGGCGAGGGCTGGTGCTTCGCCGTCAACGCGGTTTCTTTCATCGCCGTCATCATCGGCCTGCTGATGATGCGTCTGCCGCCAACGCCGCCGCGCACGAACCATAGCTCGCCGGTCGCGCAACTCCGCGAGGGAGCGAATTATGTCCTGCAAAGCAAGCCCACGCGCGCGCTGCTCATCAACCTGGGCATCCTCAGCGTCTTTAGCTATCCGGCCATCGTGCTGATGCCCGTCTTCGCCGACCGCCTGCTGGGCGGCGGGCCTAAAACGCTGGGTTACCTGCTGACCAGCTTCGGCGCCGGTGCTATGGTAGGCGCGCTGATGATGGCCTCGCGCATCGACCTGAGCGGCATCAGCCGCCGCATCGTGCGCTCCACGCTGATCTACAGCGTCGCACTGCTCGGCTTCGCCTTCGTAAGCTGGCTGCCGCTGGCCTGCCTGCTGGTGGCCATCACCGGCGGCGGCATCATGACCCAGATCGCCTCCACCAACACCGCGCTGCAATCCATCACGCCCGATCACCTGCGCGGGCGCGTCGTCGGCTATTACGGAATGATGTTCCTCGGCATGGTGCCCATCGGCAGCCTGATAGCCGGGTGGCTCGGCGACTGGATCGGCGTGCGCTGGACCGTCGCGCTTACCGCCGCCGCTTGCATCATCGCCGCACTGATCTTCGACCGCCGCCGCGCCGTCGTGGTGGACGCCATCCGGCAGCTCGGCCGGGCGTAG
- the rlmB gene encoding 23S rRNA (guanosine(2251)-2'-O)-methyltransferase RlmB, translated as MDKICGIHSVREAVESGTQTVERLHVLQGQQKPNSRLQELVELCRQRGIAVRFEPSAALDRLAGRAHHQGAVAVIGGYGYAELEDVIAKLPEKALLLLLDGVQDVHNLGALIRTACAAGAAAVVIPERRAAGLTPAVVQAASGALAHLPVVQVGNLVRAMERLKEESFWTIGLDERAEKFYDQVDYRGRAAIIAGGEEKGLHELTRKNCDFLVSIPAPGKISTLNVSVATGIVLFEAAKQRR; from the coding sequence ATGGATAAAATTTGCGGAATCCATTCCGTGCGCGAAGCAGTCGAAAGCGGGACTCAAACCGTGGAGCGTCTGCATGTGCTCCAAGGCCAGCAGAAACCGAATTCACGATTGCAGGAATTAGTGGAGCTATGTCGCCAGCGCGGAATCGCCGTGCGCTTCGAGCCGAGTGCTGCGCTCGATCGGCTGGCAGGGCGTGCGCATCATCAGGGAGCGGTGGCGGTGATTGGCGGCTATGGCTACGCGGAGTTAGAAGACGTCATCGCAAAGTTACCCGAAAAAGCGCTGCTGTTGCTGCTCGATGGCGTGCAGGATGTGCACAATCTGGGCGCGTTAATCCGCACGGCGTGCGCCGCCGGTGCCGCCGCGGTGGTCATCCCGGAACGTCGTGCCGCCGGGCTGACGCCAGCCGTTGTGCAGGCCGCCAGCGGCGCGCTGGCGCATCTTCCCGTTGTCCAAGTGGGAAACCTGGTGCGCGCCATGGAGCGGTTGAAGGAAGAATCCTTCTGGACCATCGGCCTCGATGAGCGCGCCGAAAAGTTTTATGACCAGGTGGACTATCGCGGTCGCGCGGCCATCATTGCGGGCGGAGAAGAGAAGGGCCTGCACGAATTGACGCGCAAGAACTGTGATTTTCTGGTGAGCATTCCCGCGCCCGGAAAAATCTCGACGCTCAACGTCAGCGTGGCCACCGGCATCGTGCTGTTTGAAGCGGCGAAGCAGCGTCGCTGA
- a CDS encoding ABC transporter substrate-binding protein, which produces MRLRRRLVSLHVVAAILCICAVARAQQKIPIQIALGDVEIQKVPFQIALDQGIYAKNGLDADVFYTTGAADFARRSGVNVPANLVKSDEAAILISGGTPLTVGVVTDIRNWDRVILATTDPVVHWSIIARPDIKRVEDLKGKRIGFSGVGAMTHYIALSLCKRMGWDPVFDVSMMAGALTVDGLQTGRVDAIIGDNLHGTMARAAGFPVLFNLTEWKMPIAGSGVRTTKTWVRENREAARRFTKSMVEAIALFKKDPNVAYESMKKWWGITDIEKLKAMYADAATLPRKPYPSIEGIKTTMQIYDSHEMRRHKPEDFFDASFIKELDDNGYIDSLYK; this is translated from the coding sequence ATGAGACTACGACGACGGTTAGTATCACTTCATGTTGTAGCGGCCATCCTCTGCATCTGTGCGGTGGCCCGCGCGCAGCAGAAAATCCCTATTCAAATTGCGCTCGGGGATGTCGAGATTCAGAAAGTTCCGTTTCAGATCGCGCTCGATCAGGGCATCTACGCGAAGAACGGCCTCGACGCGGACGTGTTCTACACCACGGGCGCGGCGGATTTTGCGCGGCGCAGCGGCGTGAATGTCCCAGCGAACCTGGTGAAGAGCGATGAAGCGGCGATCCTCATCTCGGGAGGCACGCCCCTAACCGTCGGCGTGGTTACTGACATTCGCAATTGGGACCGCGTGATTCTGGCCACCACGGACCCGGTGGTCCATTGGTCGATCATCGCGCGGCCCGACATCAAGCGCGTGGAGGATCTGAAGGGCAAGCGCATCGGATTTTCCGGCGTCGGGGCAATGACTCATTACATCGCGCTGAGTTTGTGCAAGCGCATGGGCTGGGATCCGGTCTTCGATGTGTCGATGATGGCCGGCGCGCTGACCGTCGATGGCCTGCAAACCGGGCGCGTGGACGCCATCATCGGAGATAACTTGCATGGCACCATGGCGCGCGCGGCGGGCTTTCCCGTGCTATTCAATCTGACGGAATGGAAGATGCCCATCGCCGGCTCCGGCGTGCGCACGACGAAGACCTGGGTGCGCGAGAATCGCGAGGCGGCGCGACGCTTTACCAAATCCATGGTGGAAGCGATCGCGCTTTTCAAGAAAGACCCGAACGTCGCCTACGAGTCCATGAAGAAGTGGTGGGGCATTACAGATATAGAAAAGCTGAAGGCCATGTACGCCGACGCCGCCACGCTGCCGCGCAAACCGTATCCGTCCATCGAGGGCATCAAGACAACCATGCAGATCTACGACTCGCACGAGATGCGCCGCCATAAGCCGGAGGACTTCTTCGACGCGAGCTTCATCAAGGAGCTTGACGACAACGGCTACATCGACAGCTTGTACAAGTAG
- a CDS encoding N-acetyltransferase, whose product MTQSITSFETSRLRAVQVFDHHFDDLCSLWREEQVMAWSGGVQSSEQCRGMFRAAVEHWDQYGFGRWVWFEKDGGALVGLAGFRCMTVDDWPEVTLGYLLKPGYWGQGYATEIAGALVGLSFARLGMESIIALTAPGNAASRRVLEKVGMKYNREGMYENLPHVIYEITRAEWAAAHSTK is encoded by the coding sequence ATGACCCAGAGCATCACCTCGTTTGAGACCTCCCGCCTGCGCGCCGTGCAGGTTTTCGATCATCATTTCGACGACCTCTGTAGCCTATGGCGTGAGGAGCAGGTCATGGCTTGGTCAGGAGGTGTCCAGTCAAGCGAGCAATGCCGCGGGATGTTCCGCGCCGCTGTTGAGCACTGGGATCAATATGGTTTTGGCCGCTGGGTGTGGTTTGAAAAAGACGGCGGCGCGCTCGTTGGCCTGGCGGGGTTTCGCTGCATGACGGTTGACGATTGGCCGGAAGTAACGCTCGGCTACCTGTTAAAGCCCGGCTATTGGGGCCAAGGCTACGCGACAGAGATCGCCGGCGCATTGGTTGGTCTGTCGTTTGCACGCTTAGGGATGGAAAGCATCATCGCGCTGACTGCGCCGGGAAATGCCGCCTCGCGCCGCGTTCTGGAAAAGGTTGGCATGAAGTACAACCGCGAAGGTATGTACGAAAACCTGCCGCACGTAATCTACGAAATCACTCGTGCTGAGTGGGCCGCAGCACATTCCACGAAGTAA
- a CDS encoding phosphoribosylglycinamide formyltransferase, translated as MAKKRIGILLSGRGSNFMAIADNIAAGRIDAEVAVVISNRAAAVGIDEARRRGLDARVIPSKGLEREAYDRQVVAVLKEKQVDLVCLTGFMRLISPYFVSEFPQRILNIHPSLLPSFPGLEAQHQALDHGVKITGCTVHFVDENLDAGQIILQAAVPVEDADTAETLSARILKEEHRIYSEAINIVLSDRWRIVGRRVLSS; from the coding sequence ATGGCAAAGAAACGTATCGGTATTTTGCTTTCCGGGCGCGGGTCGAACTTCATGGCCATTGCGGACAATATTGCCGCGGGCAGGATTGACGCCGAGGTTGCGGTGGTCATCTCGAATCGCGCGGCGGCGGTCGGCATTGATGAAGCACGGCGGCGCGGGCTGGACGCGCGCGTGATTCCCTCGAAGGGCCTCGAGCGCGAGGCGTACGACCGGCAGGTCGTTGCGGTGCTGAAGGAGAAGCAGGTGGACCTGGTTTGCCTGACCGGCTTCATGCGGCTGATCAGCCCGTACTTCGTGAGCGAATTTCCGCAGCGCATCCTGAATATCCATCCATCGCTGCTGCCGTCGTTTCCGGGGCTGGAGGCGCAGCACCAAGCGCTCGATCACGGCGTGAAGATCACCGGCTGCACGGTGCACTTTGTGGACGAGAACCTCGATGCCGGGCAGATCATCCTGCAGGCCGCAGTGCCGGTGGAGGATGCCGACACCGCCGAAACTCTTTCCGCGCGCATCTTGAAAGAGGAGCATCGCATCTACTCCGAGGCGATTAATATTGTATTGTCGGACCGCTGGCGCATTGTGGGCCGTCGCGTGCTGTCGAGTTAG
- a CDS encoding phosphoribosylformylglycinamidine cyclo-ligase: MKTKTITYADSGVNIDRAEKTKKRIGALAKRTFTPQVLAGIGGFGALYGPNLKGLKSPVLVSSADGVGTKLKVAFATGRHRSAAADLVNHCVNDIAVQGARPLYFLDYIGSGRIEPSVIEQIVSGLADACRAHGCALIGGETAEMPGFYADGEYDLAGFITGIVDKKKVINGAGIRPGDVLLGLPSVGLHTNGYSLARKLLLETAGYKLDEFIPRLGCTVADELLKPHRSYAKAIFALNDAGLLKGAAHITGGGITGNLPRIFPKGIEARITRGSWPELPLYGLLRAIGNVPENDMSRTFNMGIGMILVVAAKDLAKTTAVLKKAKEKCFQIGTTAKGTREVVYL, translated from the coding sequence ATGAAAACGAAAACTATTACTTACGCCGACTCCGGGGTCAATATTGACCGCGCGGAGAAAACCAAGAAGCGCATCGGGGCGCTGGCCAAGCGCACCTTCACGCCGCAGGTGCTGGCGGGCATCGGCGGCTTCGGCGCGCTCTACGGGCCCAATCTAAAGGGTCTCAAGTCGCCCGTGCTGGTCTCCAGCGCCGACGGCGTGGGCACCAAGTTGAAGGTGGCGTTCGCCACTGGGCGGCACCGCTCGGCGGCGGCGGATCTGGTCAACCATTGCGTGAATGACATCGCCGTGCAAGGCGCGCGTCCGCTCTACTTTCTCGACTACATCGGCAGCGGGCGCATCGAGCCGTCGGTAATCGAGCAAATTGTTTCTGGTCTGGCCGACGCCTGCCGCGCGCACGGCTGCGCGCTCATCGGCGGCGAGACCGCCGAGATGCCCGGCTTCTACGCCGACGGTGAGTACGACCTCGCGGGCTTCATCACCGGCATCGTGGACAAGAAGAAAGTGATCAACGGCGCGGGCATTCGCCCTGGCGACGTGCTGCTCGGCCTGCCCAGCGTGGGCCTGCACACGAATGGCTATTCGCTCGCCCGCAAGCTGCTGCTCGAAACCGCTGGATATAAGCTTGATGAGTTCATCCCGCGCCTCGGCTGCACCGTCGCCGATGAATTGCTCAAGCCGCACCGCAGCTACGCCAAGGCGATTTTCGCGCTAAACGACGCGGGGCTGCTGAAGGGCGCGGCGCACATCACCGGCGGCGGCATCACCGGCAACCTGCCGCGCATTTTTCCCAAAGGAATCGAAGCTCGCATCACGCGCGGAAGCTGGCCGGAACTGCCGCTCTACGGCCTGCTGCGCGCCATTGGCAACGTCCCCGAAAACGACATGTCGCGCACCTTCAACATGGGTATCGGGATGATACTCGTGGTAGCCGCGAAGGATTTGGCGAAGACCACCGCCGTACTGAAGAAGGCCAAAGAGAAATGTTTTCAGATCGGCACCACGGCCAAAGGCACCCGCGAAGTTGTCTATCTGTAG
- a CDS encoding Fic family protein yields MHISYLEPRGWLRYQPDQLMVALAEAKAAVLSLQTVPYQREWVEDLQELQLKREVAGTSRIEGAEFTEQELDAALADSPGQHFTRSQKQARAAQLAYKWIREIPVDRPIDQALIFEIHARMIAGADDDHRPPGRLRGPDQNVTFSIPLHRGVSGGEECERVFAKLCRSIQQEFRDHDPLIQALAVHYHIAAMHPFLDGNGRTARAMEALLLQRAGLRSICSIPMSNYYCDEKESYLSTLAGVRAADHDLTGFLKFGLKGIAEQSRRVLADIRVNVQKALFRNLMFDLFQRLRTPKRRVIVERQLEILKLLLKESMQLWPLINATLPLYNSMKAPTKAFARDLTELVSLEAVTSASGNPLRDGPLLSVNLDWPTEITETEFFSRIKHLPKARTHNMFQ; encoded by the coding sequence GTGCATATTTCTTACCTTGAACCCAGAGGCTGGCTACGCTATCAGCCGGACCAATTAATGGTTGCCTTGGCGGAAGCCAAGGCTGCGGTGCTATCGTTACAGACCGTTCCATACCAGCGCGAGTGGGTGGAGGATTTGCAGGAGCTGCAACTAAAGCGGGAGGTTGCGGGCACCTCGCGCATTGAGGGCGCGGAGTTCACCGAGCAGGAGCTCGACGCCGCGCTGGCTGACTCCCCAGGACAGCATTTTACCCGGTCGCAGAAACAAGCCCGTGCCGCGCAATTGGCTTATAAGTGGATTCGTGAGATTCCAGTTGATCGACCGATCGATCAGGCGTTAATTTTTGAGATTCATGCCCGCATGATCGCAGGCGCGGATGATGATCACCGCCCCCCGGGTCGGCTGCGTGGTCCAGATCAAAACGTAACTTTTAGCATTCCCTTGCATCGCGGCGTAAGCGGGGGAGAGGAATGCGAGAGAGTATTTGCAAAGCTATGCCGTTCCATACAGCAGGAATTCAGGGATCATGACCCCCTAATCCAGGCTCTGGCCGTGCATTACCATATCGCTGCGATGCATCCGTTTCTGGACGGCAACGGTCGAACGGCTCGCGCAATGGAGGCGCTATTGTTGCAGCGGGCGGGACTGCGGTCGATCTGCTCGATACCAATGTCGAATTACTATTGCGATGAAAAAGAGAGCTATCTGTCGACGCTCGCAGGCGTGCGCGCAGCAGATCATGACCTGACTGGATTTCTGAAATTCGGGCTTAAGGGCATCGCGGAGCAATCGCGCCGCGTGCTGGCCGATATCCGAGTGAACGTGCAGAAGGCGCTGTTCCGGAATTTGATGTTTGATCTGTTTCAACGTCTCCGCACCCCGAAACGCCGCGTGATCGTAGAGCGACAACTTGAAATATTGAAGCTGCTGCTGAAGGAGTCGATGCAGTTATGGCCGCTGATCAATGCTACTCTTCCTTTGTACAATTCTATGAAGGCGCCAACAAAGGCCTTTGCCAGAGACTTGACCGAGCTCGTGTCGCTGGAGGCAGTGACATCCGCCTCTGGAAATCCACTCCGCGATGGCCCTCTACTTTCAGTTAATTTGGACTGGCCCACGGAGATAACAGAAACCGAGTTCTTTTCACGCATCAAGCATCTTCCGAAGGCAAGAACTCACAACATGTTTCAATAG